The DNA segment TGGGCGAGCGCGGCGGAAACGAGAAGGGACTGGATGATGAAGGCGCGCATGACCGGGCAAGATAGTCGGATGGTGGCTGGCGTCGAACAGAAGTGGAATCAGTCCAGCGAAACCGGCGGCGTCTTCCGGTTGCGGAGCTTCGCCGCGGCGATTTCATAGACCATCGGCAGCAGGGAGAATCCGATGATGCCGAGCACCACGATCTCGAAGTTCTCCTTCACGACCGGAATCTGTCCGAAGAAGAAGCCCGCCGGGAGCAGAAGCCCGACCCACAGCAGGGCACCCACGACGTTGAAGTACATGAACCGCTTGTAGTCCATGGCACCGGATCCGGCGACGAAGGGGGCGAAGGTGCGGACGATCGGGACGAAGCGGGCGATGATGATGGTCTTGCCACCATAGCGGACGAAGAACTCGGAAGTCTTGTCGATGTGGCTTTGCTTGATGAAGCGCGGGAAGGTGCGGATGGCCCAGGCACCGCACTTCCGGCCGATCCAGTAGTTCACGGTGTCACCGAGGATGGCGGCGACCAGCAGGAGGCCGGCGGCGATCCAGATGTTCAGGCCGGAAGCCTCATCCGCCGCCAGCGCGCCGACGGCGAAAAGGAGGGAGTCACCCGGCAGGAAGGGGGTGACGACGAGGCCGGTCTCCGCGAATACAATGAGGAAAAGGAGGCCATAGACCAGGGAGCCGTAGTCCCGGGTGAACTGGTTGAGGTGGTCCTGGAGATGGAGGAGAAAATCGAGCGCGGTTTTGAGCAATTCCATTGGCTTGTGGGTGGGGAAGGAAAAGGAAAGGGGATCAGCCGCATTCGGGGCGCGGATCGCGGGAGAGCAGTTCCTTCATCGCCAGAGGGGCGGGTTTGCCCTCGTAGAGGATGGCATAGACCGCGTCGATGATCGGCGTGCGGACGTTCGCACGGCGGGCGGCCTCATGGATGGAGAGGGTGTTCGGAACGCCCTCGGCGACCATGCCGAGTGATTTCACGGCTTCGTCCAAGGTCTTGCCGGATCCGAGAGCCAGTCCCACCCGGTGGTTTCTGGAGTGGCTGGAGAAACAGGTGACGATGAGGTCGCCCACACCGGAGAGTCCGGAAAAGGTCTCCGTCCGTCCGCCGAGCGCGGTGCCCAGGCGGGTCATCTCCGCCAGCGCGCGGGTGACCAGGGCGGCCACCGCGTTGTCCCCCAGTCCCAGACCGTGGGCCATCCCGGCGGCGATGGCGTAGATGTTCTTCACCGCTCCGCCGATCTCGATGCCGGGCAGGTCGTCGCTGGTGTAGGAACGGAAATGGGGCAGGGTGAAAAGGTCCTGCAGGGAGAGCGCCAGTTGCGGGTCTTCGCTGCCGATCACCGCGCACGTGGCCATGCCCGCGGCGATTTCCTCCGCGTGGTTCGGGCCGGAAAGCGCGGCCACCGGGTTGGATGGGAAAACCTCACGCAGGACCTCGCTCATGCGGTCGCCGGTTTGTTTCTCGATGCCCTTGGCGCATGACAGCAGCACCCGGTCCTGCGGGAGGCCCAGCTCCGACAGGTTCAGGGCCGTCGCCCGCGTGGCGGAAGTCGGGACGACGAAGATGAGAAGGGGATGGGCCAGTGCATCCGCCGGATCGGAGGAAGCGGTCACATTTTCCGGCAGCACGATGTCCGGCAGGTAGTGCGGGTTCCGGTGTTCCCGGTTGATGGTTTCCGCCGCACCCGCATCCCGGCCGATGAGGACGATGGATTCCACCTTCGGCGAAAGCAGCTTGGCGATGCCCGTGCCGAATGACCCGGAGCCGAGGATGGCGATGGAGCGGAAACGGGTCTCAGACATGGCCCGGCTTGGGTTTGCGCTGGAAGCGGTTCTCCGTGCCCTGGCGGAGGCGCTGGATGTTGCTCCGGTGCTTCCAGATGGCGAGAACCGCGATGATGATGGTGAAGACGAACAGCG comes from the Luteolibacter sp. SL250 genome and includes:
- a CDS encoding NAD(P)H-dependent glycerol-3-phosphate dehydrogenase, with the protein product MSETRFRSIAILGSGSFGTGIAKLLSPKVESIVLIGRDAGAAETINREHRNPHYLPDIVLPENVTASSDPADALAHPLLIFVVPTSATRATALNLSELGLPQDRVLLSCAKGIEKQTGDRMSEVLREVFPSNPVAALSGPNHAEEIAAGMATCAVIGSEDPQLALSLQDLFTLPHFRSYTSDDLPGIEIGGAVKNIYAIAAGMAHGLGLGDNAVAALVTRALAEMTRLGTALGGRTETFSGLSGVGDLIVTCFSSHSRNHRVGLALGSGKTLDEAVKSLGMVAEGVPNTLSIHEAARRANVRTPIIDAVYAILYEGKPAPLAMKELLSRDPRPECG
- a CDS encoding DedA family protein, coding for MELLKTALDFLLHLQDHLNQFTRDYGSLVYGLLFLIVFAETGLVVTPFLPGDSLLFAVGALAADEASGLNIWIAAGLLLVAAILGDTVNYWIGRKCGAWAIRTFPRFIKQSHIDKTSEFFVRYGGKTIIIARFVPIVRTFAPFVAGSGAMDYKRFMYFNVVGALLWVGLLLPAGFFFGQIPVVKENFEIVVLGIIGFSLLPMVYEIAAAKLRNRKTPPVSLD